One Homo sapiens chromosome 13, GRCh38.p14 Primary Assembly genomic window carries:
- the LPAR6 gene encoding lysophosphatidic acid receptor 6 isoform X1, producing MVSVNSSHCFYNDSFKYTLYGCMFSMVFVLGLISNCVAIYIFICVLKVRNETTTYMINLAMSDLLFVFTLPFRIFYFTTRNWPFGDLLCKISVMLFYTNMYGSILFLTCISVDRFLAIVYPFKSKTLRTKRNAKIVCTGVWLTVIGGSAPAVFVQSTHSQGNNASEACFENFPEATWKTYLSRIVIFIEIVGFFIPLILNVTCSSMVLKTLTKPVTLSRSKINKTKVLKMIFVHLIIFCFCFVPYNINLILYSLVRTQTFVNCSVVAAVRTMYPITLCIAVSNCCFDPIVYYFTSDTIQNSIKMKNWSVRRSDFRFSEVHGAENFIQHNLQTLKSKIFDNESAA from the coding sequence ATGGTAAGCGTTAACAGCTCCCACTGCTTCTATAATGACTCCTTTAAGTACACTTTGTATGGGTGCATGTTCAGCATGGTGTTTGTGCTTGGGTTAATATCCAATTGTGTTGCCATATACATTTTCATCTGCGTCCTCAAAGTCCGAAATGAAACTACAACTTACATGATTAACTTGGCAATGTCagacttgctttttgtttttactttaccCTTCAGGATTTTTTACTTCACAACACGGAATTGGCCATTTGGAGATTTACTTTGTAAGATTTCTGTGATGCTGTTTTATACCAACATGTACGGAAGCATTCTGTTCTTAACCTGTATTAGTGTAGATCGATTTCTGGCAATTGTCTACCCATTTAAGTCAAAGACTCTAAGAaccaaaagaaatgcaaagattGTTTGCACTGGCGTGTGGTTAACTGTGATCGGAGGAAGTGCACCCGCCGTTTTTGTTCAGTCTACCCACTCTCAGGGTAACAATGCCTCAGAAGCCTGCTTTGAAAATTTTCCAGAAGCCACATGGAAAACATATCTCTCAAGGATTGTAATTTTCATCGAAATAGTGGGATTTTTTATTCCTctaattttaaatgtaacttGTTCTAGTATGGTGCTAAAAACTTTAACCAAACCTGTTACATTAAGtagaagcaaaataaacaaaactaaggttttaaaaatgatttttgtacatttgatcatattctgtttctgttttgttccttACAATATCaatcttattttatattctcttgtGAGAACACAAACATTTGTTAATTGCTCAGTAGTGGCAGCAGTAAGGACAATGTACCCAATCACTCTCTGTATTGCTGTTTCCAACTGTTGTTTTGACCCTATAGTTTACTACTTTACATCGGACACAATTCagaattcaataaaaatgaaaaactggtcTGTCAGGAGAAGTGACTTCAGATTCTCTGAAGTTCATGGTGCAGAGAATTTTATTCAGCATAACCTACAGACCTTAAAAAGTAAGATATTTGACAATGAATCTGCTGCCTGA